The Halostagnicola larsenii XH-48 region GACGCCGTCCGGAAGCTTCGAGATCACGTCGCGGATCCGATTGCCACAGAGCAGGCTGTCCTGATCGACTTCGATTTCGAGGACTTCCGCCCGGTCCGACTCGAGCATCGCGACGTTTTCCGTGCGCCGTGCGCGGGTGAATCGGGTGATCTCTTCGGAGGTGACCAGCCGCGGATTGACGGCGACGTCGATGCCGACAGTTTCGAAGAGGTCGACGTACTCGCCGTACTCGACGATGCCGATGGTTCGCTCGACGCCGATGCGTTTCGCGAGCAACGAGACGAGGAGGTTCTTCTCGTCGCTATCGAGCGCCGCGACGACGATGTCGGACTCGTCGACGTGCTCGCGGACGAGAAAGTCGATGTCGGTCGCGTCGCTTTCTAACACTAACGTGTTCGGGAGACGTTCGGCGAGTTCGCGAGCGCGCTCGTGGTTCTGCTCTATCAGCCGCGGGGAGAGTCCTTCTTCTTCGAATATTCGGGCCGTCTGGTAGCCGATTTCGCTCCCGCCGACGATGACGATCTCGTTTGCGTCCTCGAGCGTCGGCGCGGGCGTCAGCGAACTGGCGAAGCCGCGGACGCTTTCGGACGAGCCGATGACGACGATGGCGTCGTTGGGTTCGATGACCGTCTCACCGGTGGGAATCACGACGTCCCCGTTGCGAAAGAGCGCCGCGAACGTCAGCGACTCGTACCGATCGGCCTCCGCGACCGTCTCCCCGGCGATCGGGCTATCCGATTCGACCTCGAACTCCGCCATCTGGACGAGTCCACCCCCGAACGTATCGACGTCGTGAGCGCCCGGGAGGCTGGCAATCTTCACGATCGTCTGTGCGGTGTGGAGATTCGTACAGACCATGAAGTCGACGCCGAACGCGCCCTCGGCGTGTTCCCAGGTCCGTAACAACGTCGTGTCCTTCACGCGAGAGATCGTGAACGGGTCGTCGAGGGTTTTGGCCGCCCCGCAGACGACGATGTTCGTCTCGTCGCGGTCGGTGCTCGCGATCACCATATCCGCCTCCTCGACGCCCGCTTCCTCGAGGGTACTTCGTGTGGTTCCGTCGCCCTCGATGGCAAGTACGTCAAGCGAGTACGTGAGCGATTCGATGCGTTCGGAGTCGGTGTCGACGACGACGACATCGTGGTCGTCGGCGAGCCCTTCCGCGATGTTCGAACCGACCTCACCCGCGCCGATGATGATTATGCGCACGCGAGCGCCACCTGCAACATACGAACGGCTATTCGACGGAGGTGTAAGTCCGTTTCCATTGCCGATACTCGGATTTCGGCGGGGGCTTCCCGCTCGTCGGTATCGATCGGTACCAGCCCCTCAGACCGGTCGATCAGGGCATCTCGTGAACCGTGAGTTCGACGTCGCGTTGCTCCCCTTCGATATCGGCGACGAGCCGTCTAACGACCTCTCTGGCTTCCTCGAGCAGTCGGGGCTGTACCTTCCCGACGACCCAATCGAGCGAGACGAACCGCGGGAGCGAGATCGCGTTTCCGTCGGCCGAGTGGGGATCGTACACCGCCTCGAAGTAGATTCGGCTGGCCGTCTCGATCCCCTCGGGAGCCGCCTCGGGTGCCGGTTCGACCCGCCAGGTTCCGCGGGCGTCGACGTCCTTGCGAAGCTCCCATTCGAGCGTGTGCGGTTCATCGACGGCCACGACCTCGGAGCGGGCGGTGTACCCGAGTTTCCACCAGGTCAGCCGAAGGTCGTATATCGCGCCAACGCCGTTCTCGTCGCCCCCGCGGCGCTTTCGAACGGACTCGAGGTGCTCCGTGTACCGCGGGTAGTCGGTAAAGGAAACGACGTACGGGAACACGTCCGCCGGCGACCGGTGGGCGACGGTGCTGAGGAGGATCCTGTCCACGATTTCGCTATGGCTGCGCTGAACGTAAGGATTTTCGTCTCGTCGCGGATCGGCTGTTTCCGCCGTCGGTTCGACGACCTATCTCCGCCGGTTCGGTTGATCCACGCTCGCCGGTTCGGTCGATCTATCTCCGTCAGTTCGTCCGAACCACTCCGTCGATTCACCCGTTTCACTACCTTTCTATACGCCGGCCGAGAACACCGGCGCATGCGAGATATCTGTATCGTCGGCGGCGGCGTCGCCGGGCTTGCCGCGTCGATCTTCACGGCTCGAGCGGGACTGGATACCATCGTGGTCGACGGCGGGGAATCCATCCTCGCGCGGAACGCCAGCCTCGAGAACTATCCGGGGTTTCCAGACGGGGTCGACGCGCGGCGGTACCTGCGTCTGGTTCACGAACAGGCACAGGGCGCGGGCGTCGAGGTCGAACTCGGCCGGGTCTCGAGCGTCGAGCGGATCGAGGAGACGAACCCCGAATCGGGGTTCGTCCTCGAAACCGACGGCGGGGACCCGCTCGAGGTCCGGCGGGTGATCGCCGCCTCGTGGTCCGACAGCGAGTACCTGGTTCCGCTGGACGTGGGCCGCATCCAGCGCGGGAGCAAACACTACGTGAACGTCGACGAAGACGGCCGAACCGCCGTCGAGGGCGTCTACGCGGCGGGGCGACTCGCCGGCGAACCCCACCAGACGATCGTCGCGGCCGGTCACGGCGCGAAAGTCGGACTGACCGCGATTCACGACTCGGACGTCAACTTCTATCACGACTGGGTCGTCCCGGAAGGCTATTTCACCGGCCGCGATCGGGACGTGCCGCCGGGCTGTGAGGAGATCGACGACGAGGAACGGCTGGAACGCGATGTCGCGGCGCGGGAGACGATCCTCGAGGCCTTCGCGGAACCGCTCGCGGAGAAACCGACCATGCACCCGAGCGTCGACCGGGAGTGAGTCGACGCGCCGACCTGTGTCGACCAGCAGCGAGTCGAACTTCCGATCTGGGTTTCCGTCGAATCCTCGCTACGCTTAACATACCTCCCCCGAGAAAGGCAAACGAATGCTCGAGGGAGTCAACGTCGCGCTCGGGGTGTCCGGATCGATCGCCGCCGTCAAAACGGTCGAACTCGCCCACGAGTTGCGACGCCGGGGTGCAAGCGTTCGCGCCGTGATGACCGACAGTGCCCGACACATCATCCACCCGTGGTCGCTCGAGTTCGCCACCGAAAACGACGTCGTCACCGAAATCACGGGCGGCGTCGAGCACGTTGAACTCTGCGGCTACGACGGCTGGGCCGACGTCCTGTTGATCGCGCCGGCGACCGCGAACACGGTCGGAAAGATCGCCGGGGCGGTCGACGACACGCCGGTAACGACCTGTGCGACGACCGCGCTGGGCGCGGACACGCCGGTCGTTATCGCCCCCGCGATGCACGAACCGATGTACGACCACCCCGGCGTTCTCGAGGCGATCGAGACCCTCGACGACTGGGGCGTCGCGTTCGTCGATCCCCGGATCGAAGAGGGCAAAGCGAAGATCGCGAGCGAGGAGGCCATCGTCTGCGAGACCGCTCGAGCCGCGGGCGAACGGCCGCTCGCGAGCGAACACGTCGTCGTCACCAGCGGGGCGACCAGCGAGCCGATCGATCCCGTCCGCGTGCTGACGAACCGCTCGTCGGGGCGGATGGGCCGAGCCGTCGCGCGGGCCTGTTACGTCCGCGGCGCGGACGTAACGCTCGTCCACGGCGTCGTCGGCCCGCACTCGCTCCAACGCTCGTCGCCGGTCGCCGGTCTCTCCGGAGGCGATTCGGGAGTAGCGCTTCCGTACGCGAGCGTCGAGCAGGTCGAAACCGCCGCAGAGCTACTCGAGGCCACGCTCGAGGCCTGTTCGACGGCCGACGCGCTCGTTTCGGCTGCGGCGATCGGCGATTACACGCTCGAGCCGAGTGCAGAGAAACTCCGCTCCGGCGCGGAGCGAACGCTCGACCTCGAGCCGACGGCAAAGGTGATCGACGAGGTTCGGGATCGGCACCCGGACCTCCCGATCGTCGGCTTCAAGGCCGAGACCACCGGCGACGACGAGGCGATGATCGAGGCGGCCCGGAAGACGCTCGAGCGTGCGGACCTGACGTTCGTCGTCGCGAACGACGCGAGCGTGATGGGATCGGACCGGACGCGGGCGCTGTTGGTCCACGCGGAGAACGCGGCCCGCTACGAGGGTACGAAAGCCGGACTCAGCGGTGAGATCGCCGACTCGATCGCCGTCGTTCTCACGGACGAATCCTCGCGCTGACGGCGTCTCATCTCGCGATCGAGTCCCCGGGCTGACTGCGGCGTCTCGGACGATTCCTCCATCCGCTAGCGACTCGTCGCTGAACCCCATCCTCGAGTTATCGGGCTTTCAACCTGTTCGTTCGGCGCTCTCAGGATCGTCAACTTTTACTCCCCAACCGACCCATCCACGACATGGATCAGTTACAGCGGTCACTACTCGAGGCCCCGATTATCGAGAAAGACGGGTATCATTACTTCGTCCATCCGATCAGCGACGGGGTTCCGAAACTCGATCCCGGACTCTTGCGCGAGATCGTGATCCGGATTATTCGAAAGGCGAAACTCGAGGAAGTCGATCGTATCGTCACGCCCGCGGCCATGGGAATTCACATCTCCACGGCCGTATCGTTGATGACGGACATCCCGCTGACGGTGATTCGAAAACGACAGTACGGACTCGAAGACGAAGTCGCCATCTCCCAGCAGACCGGTTACTCGGAAAACGAGATGTACATCAACGACGTTCGCGAGGGCGAACGCGTCCTCGTCCTCGACGACGTGCTCTCGACCGGCGGCACGCTGGCTGCCGTCCTCGAGGCGCTTGACGAAATCGGTGCCGAGGTCGTCGACACGGTCGCGGTAATCAAGAAGGTCGGCGGCGAAAACAAAGTCGAGGACGTCGACCACCACGTCAAGACGCTGGTCAACGTCGACGTCGTCGACGGTGAGGTCGTTATCGTCGACGAAAACGGCGACTGATCGAACGCCCCAAGCGCTGGTCGACGCAATATTTAATTCGATTTGAGATAACGATAGGACGTGTACTCGAGTCACACGGTTGGTTCATGCGCCGATTGAACGCCCAATCAGGGGACCTTCCGACTCGCCGCCAGTTGCTCGGCGGCGTCGGTTCGGTACTCGTCGGGAGTGCAGCGGGGTGTCTCGACGCGGACTCCGGTGAGGTTTCGTTTCCGCTCGAGGTCCGGTTAGAAGTGGATGCGGACAACTCGGACCGCCTCGAGTGGACCGCCGCGGTCGCGCAGGTGATGGAAAACACCGGTTACTTCGACGTCGAAGTCAAAGAGTACGAGTTCGACGATTTTCTCGAACGCATCTTTCAGGTCGACTATCCCGAAACGGGAAATATCCCGTTTCTCAGTATTTCGGGGACGTTCAATCCGGAGAGCTTCTGTGATTCGCTCCACGGCACGGCAAATCAGGGCCAGTGTTGTAACCTGAACGGACTCGGCTACGACGAACTCGACCGGATGATCGATCGCGCGCGCTTTGGCACCGACGTCGTCGACGATCCGGCGCTCCGGGCGCGACGATACGACGAAATCTGGCGCGAGTTAGCCGAGTACCGCGGCAGTTCACCGATCACGTTCATCACCGAAGAGTACGTCCGAAGTACGGACGTACGCGGCTTTTCCCCGTATCCGTTTACCGAGGGGACGCTCGATTACTCGCTGCACTCGCCGGCCGCTCGAGTTCTCACCTGGATCGATCGGGACGCCGACGGCGAGGGAGATTCCGACTGGTCGACGTACGAGTCGGGCGGTACGCTCCGGTACGGATTCGACGCGAACATCAACTCGTTCGATCCGCCCTACAGCACCGATACGCACTCGACGACGGCACAGTCGCTCATTTTCGAAGGGCTAACCGCGATGGATGCCGATGGGAACGTCTATCCCTGGTTGGCAAAACGCCAGGAGGAACTCGATGTGCAGGATATCGACCGCACCGCGTACGAACCGTATATGCGAACCGTCTCGGCCGACGACGACGGCGTCCTCGAGTTCGAGGGCGACGAACCGGTTCAGACCGTCGTGGTTCATCCGGACGACGATCGGATCGCCGACGGCGAGGTTCGCGTTCTCACGCCCGACGGCGCGGCCGATGCGGTCGGCAATGGGGTCTATGGAATGCAGTATCGATACCACCTTCACGAGGGCGTCAGGTTCCACAACGGCGAAGAGTTGACCGCCGAACACGTGGTGGCGACCGCAAAGCGCTACGAGAACTCCGACATCTCCGCACAGACGTTCGATTCGGTACTCCACGTCGAGTCCGTCGACGAGTACGTCGTCGATATCTACGCGCAGGTGCCGGACGCCGAAGCCGAGCGGGAACTCCCGAGCTTCCGGATCCACGCGCTCGAACAGGCGGAACTGCCCGCCAACGGCATCGATCCACTCGACGGAAGCCCGCCGATCGGTACCGGCCCCTACGAGTTCGAGACGTTCGAGGACGGACAGTACTTCGTGGCACGAAAAACGGACGACTACTGGCTCGAGCAAAAAGGGCTGGACGCCCTCGAGTGGTACGACGGTCCCGAGGGGTTCCCCGCCGGGCCCGTCATCGACGAGATCGACATCAAAATCATTTCGGGCGATTCGACGCGAAGCACTGCACTCCAGAACGGCGAAATCGACATCACGTTCGGGCTCGTTTCCTCGACGCTCGAGGCCTACGACTCGGACGACGGTTACGTCGTCGACTCGATCCAGAGCGGCGGCTATCAGTTCCTCCAGTATCCCGTCACCGTCGAACCGTGGGACGACGAGCGGTTTCGACGGGCCGTCAATCACCTCGTCCCTCGAGAGCGCATCGTCGAAAACGTCCTCGACGGCTGGGGCGACCCCGCGTGGACGATGCTTCCGGAAGTCGCACGCGAAACCGGTACGGCCGACTACGAGGCGCTCGAGTCCGACCTCGGGGAGAAAAACGCGTTCGATACGGAGACCGCGATCGAATTGATCGAAACAGTCATCGACGACCGCGGATACGACTCGAGCGTCCAATGACGTTCCGACGGTTCGTCCTGCGACGGTTGCTGTTGATCGTCCCGATCCTGCTGGGTGTCTCGGTACTCACGTTCGCGCTCGTCCACCTGACGCCCGGTGACCCGATCAGCCGCATGGTCGCCCAGAACCCGCACGTGACCGCGGCCGAGGAGGCGCAACTTCGCGCCCAGTACGGCCTCGACGGCCCCGTCTGGGAGCAGTATCTGATGTGGCTCGGAAACGTCCTCTCCGGTGACCTCGGAACGGTCTACGGATCGAACCGGTCGGTTTCTGAAGTCATTCTCTTGCGACTCCCCGAAACCGTCGCGCTCGGCGTCTTCGGCTGGGTGTTCGCTATCGGCATCGCGATTCCGACCGGAATATACGCCGCGATCCGAAAGGGAACGGTCGGCGATACGGCCAGCCGAGTCCTCGCGCTGTCGGGAGCGTCGATTCCGAACTTCTGGCTCGGGCTGTTGCTCATCCTCGTGTTCGTGTTGTGGATGGGGTGGTGGGACGTACGGCCGCCGCGTGAACCGCTTACGCATCCGTCGGTGCTGTGGCACCTCGTCCTGCCGGGTATTACGGTCGGGACGGCGACGTGTGCGTCGGTCATGCGCGTTCTCCGCAGGTCGATGGCAGAAGAACTGAACAAGGAGTACACCACCGCCGCAAGAGCAAAGGGGCTCCCCGAACGGCAGGTCGTCTGCAAGCACGTACTTCGAAATTCGTTGAGTGCGGTCGTCACCATCGTCGCGACGCTGACCGCCGGCATCGTCGCCGGCGCCGTCGTCGTCGAGGTCGTGTTCGCCTGGCCCGGCCTCGGACAGGAACTCGTCGGGGCGATCCACGGTCACGAGATCAACCTCGTGGTGGGAATAACGCTCCTTACCGCGGTGTTCGTCGTCCTCTGTAACCTGCTCGCGGATATCATCTACGCGGTGCTCGATCCGCGGATCAGATATGACTGACAAACAATCCGGTCGCGGCCGAATTCGGATCCACGGATTCGAATCCGAACGCGACGGCGCTCGAGACGGACCGACTCACCGGACGAGACTTCCTCGAGAGGATTCGGTCGATTGGGGCTCGGACGCACGAACCGAGCCGACCACGCGCTGGCGGCGCGACCTCTCGCGGTTCGCTCGAAACCGCGAGGCGCTGGTGGGACTCTTGATCGTCCTCTCGATGGCGGTCCTTTCGATCTTCGCCCGGCCGATAGAACTCTGGGGTCTGACAGTCCAGCCGGTTTCGCTGGCGCCGTATTCCCCCTCGGAAATCCTCTGGCTCACCCAGGACGTCTCGCCCTACGACCCGCCGTCGCTGGCGCACCCGATGGGCGTCGACGGCGAGGGACGCGACGTCTTTTCGCGGGTGCTGACCGGCGGTCGCTACAGCATCTCGATCGGGCTCGTCGTCGTCACGATCACGAGCGTGATCGGCATCGTGTACGGCTCCATCTCCGGCTATTACGGCGGCTGGGTCGACGAACTCCTGATGCGGTTCGTCGACGTTATCCTCGCGTTTCCGGGGCTCGTCCTGGCGCTGGTCGTCGTCGCGCTGTTCGAGAGCGGCTACTGGCAACTGGTCGTCGCGTTCTCCGTGTTCGGCTGGGCGGGGTACGCTCGAGTCATCCGCGGGGAAGTACTCTCCGTCAAAGAATCGGAGTACGTCCTCGCGGCGAAAGCGCTCGGGGCCGGCGATCGATCGGTGCTGTTCAGGCACGTCGTGCCCAACGCCGCCCCGCCGGTCATCGTCCTCGCAACGCTCAACATCGGGACGGTCGTCATCGGCGTGGCCGCCCTCGGCTTTCTCGGCCTCGGCCTGTCGCCGGCGACCGCCGAGTGGGGGACGATGCTCGAGGGCGCTCGAGACGCGATCATCCAAGGACCGGGCGGCGACGCTCGCTGGTGGGTGACGGTCTTCCCCGGCGGCGCGATTTTCGTCTTCGTGCTGTCGATCAACCTGATCGGCGACGCCATCAACGAGACGCTCGACGCCCGCGGAACCGACTCGGCGACCCGAACCGAATTGCGATGATCCCTCGCTCCCGCGAATCGCTGTTTCGAAGATTGCCCTGTTTCCTCGACCGACACTGAACAGGCGTTTCGTCCCGCTCGTCGAATGTCTTTTTGTGATAGACCGGATGGGAAGTAGTATGTCAAACGACGAATCGGCGGCCGAACGAATCGCATATCGGCGACAGAACGCCGTCGACCCCGAAGCGTTTCTCCGCGACCTTGCGGTCATCGAACCGACCGATCAGGACGAGAACCTCCAGTTCACCCCCAAATTCGTCTCCAGGATCGATCGACAGCTCGAGCAGGTTCGCTCGACGGGCGTCGAGACGGCCGATATCGCCGTCATGTTCGGCGTCGACGAGGAGCACGTGACGGAGGCAGATCGATCGTACACGGCCTACAAGACCCACGCGACGGTTCGAAACTGGCCGTCGGAGGCGGCCCTCGAGCTAGACGTCGCGACCGACAGGGAACTCCGCGCGGAGACCGACCGATGGGACGAGGTGCCGCCCAGACAACGCTACCGGCTGTTACAATCGCTTCGGTCGTTTCGGGACGACTGTCCCTTCTGTGGGGGGTCGGTATCGATCGGCGACGAAACGGTCGAGTCTTGCTGTGGAGATACCGAGGTCGTGACGGTCGGCTGCGGGGACTGTGACCGTCGATTCCTCGAGTTCTCCGCAGATTCCATCCGGGGGGCGTGACGCGGCCACCCTTGAGGGGGAGCAGGGCTGTCGGGCGCTTCTTCCATCAGAACTGTCTTCTGCCGGAGCCGTTTGCGAGGAGGCCAGTTTGCCGTCGGGATGGCCCCGTGGATAACGTTCATGCCGAATCGGTCGATAGGTTCTGACGATGACGTTCCGGGATCAGATCGACCGACTCCGACAGCCGGCGTATACCGGGGAAAACCGGTGTACTCCGTGCACTATTCTAAACGTCGTGATCGCAGCCGTGCTCGTCGCTGTCGCCGTCGGTGTTACCGTCTCAAACACCGGTCTCGCCGCCGCGACGGTCGTCGGAACGGTGCTTGCGGCCGTCTCGGGAGCGACGATTTATCTCCGCGGCTATCTCGTTCCGGGCACCCCGCGGCTGACGGAGGCCATGCTGCCGGCTCGAGTCCGTCAGTGGTTCGAGAAGCGGCCGTCGGGCGTCGACGACGATGCCCCGGTTGACTTGGCGTTAAAAGGCGTCGGCGCAACGTCGAACACGGACGCCCGACGGCGGTCCGACGAGCGTTCCCGTACGGGGGCGACGACTGAGGACGCGCCCGACTCGATCGAGGACGACCCGGACGGTACTGTGACTGATGAGTGAGCGAAAATCCCCGTACTGGACGGACCTGCTCTTATGACGTGATGTGGACTGTCGTCTCGTCGTACAGCCCACGACGTTTCGCATCGTCGACGTTGAGCGCCGCGCTGATCGTGTACTCGCCCGGTTCGGCGGGTTCCCACTCCCGGTCGGATACCTGAAACAGCTGCGACCAGCGTCTGCGAAACTGGCGTCGCTCGCCGCGGTCAAAGTGGAGCTCGCCCGTCCGGTCAGGCGGGTCCCGCCTCGAGGTTCGTGAGGCCTCCGGCGCGTCGTCGATCGACCACGTCCAGCAGATTGGAGAGCGCGTCCTGATCGTGATCGGGATCGGCAACGCGTTTTTCATCGTCACCGTAAACGGGATCGGCGTCTCTGGTGCAACCTCCGGTGTGGGAGTCGAAACGCGCACTGAAATGGCGCGTCGGCGAATACCGTGGGGAATCAACCGCTTGCTCCACGCCGAGCCGTTGATCGACCGCGCGGCCTGCGGACCCTCCGAGGACGAGCGTTCGGTGGGCGAGAACTGATCGTCGTCCCGGGAAAGCGCGTCCGACTCGTAAATCCGGCGCATTACCACCAGTAGGCGCCTCCGACGACAAAATCTTTCCGAGAACTCAGTCGTCCGCGATCGTTCCGTCGGTGCGGGAGCCGTCGCGTTCGGCCGTTCGGCTATCGTACTCGTCGTCGTAGCGCAGACAGTCGATCTCGTGGGTCCGAGATAGTTCGACGGTCGACGGGTCGGTCGTTTCACACGGCGAGACGAACCGCTCGTCGAGCGTTTCCGCGGCGGCGGTGCTATCGACCGAGTGCAACTCATCTATCGCACTCGCGAGCAGGTCCTCAGCGGCGGGATCGGACAGGCGCTCGGGAATCCCGAACTCCGATCGGACCAGTTCGTCGATCCGCGCCCGGGAAAGCACACTTGGGTCCTCTCGAGCCGATTCATCGGTGATCGTGGCGAGTTCGTCGACGGATTCGGCGTCCTCGGCCCGGAGTTTAAAGTTCAGCACCGATCGCCACGCGGACTGCTCGAGGTCGAACTCCTCGGGCTGGATAACGCGGGGACACCGCGTGTGGAACCGACAGCCCGAGGGCGGGTCGATCGGGGACGGGACCTGTCCCTCGAGGAGGATTTTTTCGCCCTCCCAGAGGGGGTCCGGTTCGGGAATCGCAGAGAGTAGCGCCTCTGTGTAGGGATGGTACGGCTCTGCGAACACCTCTTCTGTCGTGCCGACCTCGGCGAACTCGCCGAGGTACATCACCGCGATCCGGTCTGCGATGTGTTCGACGACGCTGAGATCGTGTGCGATGAAGATATACGAGAGGTCGAACTCCTCTTGGAGATCCTCGAGCAGATTCAGGATCTGCGCCTGCACGCTGACGTCGAGGGCGCTCACGGGTTCGTCGCAGACGATGATCTCCGGGTCGACCGCCAGCGCTCGAGCGATGCCGATCCGCTGGCGCTGTCCGCCGGAGAACTCGTGTGGATAGCGGTAGGCGTGGGTCGGGTTGAGCCCGACGATTTCGAGCAGTTCCTGTACTCGCTCGGTTCGAGCCGCTCCCTCGGCGATACCGTGGATGTCGAGCGGTTCGCCGATGATGTCGCCGACGGTGAGACGCGGGTTCAGACTCGAGAACGGGTCCTGAAAGATGTACTGGAGGTCAGTTCGCAGGTCCCGAAGCTCCGAACTCGAGAGATCGGTTAGCTCGATCTCTCGAGTCGTGCCGTCGTCCGTCCGTTTGGCGTACGTAATCGAGCCGCCGGTCGGCTCGATGAGTCGCAGCATCGATCGACCGAGCGTCGTCTTGCCACAGCCGCTCTCGCCGACGATACCCAGGGTTTCGCCGGGGTACAACTCAAGGTCGATCCCGTCGACCGCCTTGACGAGTTCCGACCGGCCGAGGAGGGTATCGAGAAACCCGCTGTTGGATTCGTAGTGTTTCCGCAGGCCGTCGGTCCGCAAGATCGGTTGGTCGTCGTTACTCATGTCGCTCACCCGGTATGCGTTCGTTCGGGACGTGATCGTCCTCGACGGTGACGGTGTAGCTGATTCCTTCCTCGAGGTCGCCGGTGTACTCGAGACACTTCGCGGACCGACCCTTTCCGTCGACGTCGTCGAACTCGACCATCCGGGGCTCTTTTCGCTGACAGCTCCGTTCCGCGTACGGACAGCGCGGGTGGAAGCTACACCCCGATGGCGTCTCGATCAGGTCGGGCATCGTCCCGGGGATCGTCTGTAGTCGGTCGCGGTCGTCGCCGATCCGCGGGATCGAACTCATCAGTCCGACGGTGTAGGGGTGTTTCGGGTCGTAGTACAGCTCTTCGACCGGCGACTTCTCGACGGGCTGGCCCGCGTACATCACCATCACCCGGTCACAGAGTTCGGCGACGACGCCGAGGTCGTGGGTGATGAGCTGGACCGCGGTATCGAACTCGTCGGTGAGTTCCTCGAGCAGATCCAGAATCTTCGCTTCGGTCGTCACGTCCAGCGCCGTCGTCGGTTCGTCGGCGATGATAACGTCGGGATCACAGGAAAGCGCCATGGCGATCACCGCCCGCTGTTGCATTCCGCCGGAGAACTCGTGTGGGTAATCCGAGTACCGGTTCTCGGCGTCCGGAATGCCGACCGTATCGAGCAGTTCGATTCCGCGCTCTTTGGCTTCTGCGTCGTCGTAGTCGAGATGGTGTCTGATCGCCTCGGCGATCTGTTCCCCGACGGTGTAGACGGGATTGAGTGCGGTCTGGGCGTCCTGAAAGATCATCGAAATGTTGTTCCCACGGAGTCGTCGAATCGCCCCCTCCGGCGCCCGGAGCAGTTCGGCGTAGCGGCTGTCACCGTCGTGAACGATGAAGTCCTCCTCGTCGATCAGTCCGAGTTTCGTTGCGTACCCCTGATCGACCACGTCGCGCATGCCGAGGTCGCCATTCGCATACAACTGGTGCAAGTCGACCCCTTCGTGTTCGGGGTCGCCGGTCGCGTCCGCCCCGGAAACGCCGCGTTCCTCGAGCCGGTCGACGACGTCGTCGAACGAAGACTCGCGTCGCAGTCGTTCGATGTCGACGACGTTGTCGGGGTAGGATTCCTCGAGTTCCTCGACGGTCTCTGGCTCACAGAATCGGATTGAGCCGTGTTCGATCTCGCCGGGACTCTCGATGAGACGCAGCAGCGATAGCGCAGTCACGCTTTTTCCCGCCCCGCTCTCGCCGACGACGCCGAACTTCTCGCCGGCGTCGATCGTGTAAGAGAGATCGTCGACCGCCGTAACGACGCCTTCTGCG contains the following coding sequences:
- a CDS encoding ABC transporter permease encodes the protein MTFRRFVLRRLLLIVPILLGVSVLTFALVHLTPGDPISRMVAQNPHVTAAEEAQLRAQYGLDGPVWEQYLMWLGNVLSGDLGTVYGSNRSVSEVILLRLPETVALGVFGWVFAIGIAIPTGIYAAIRKGTVGDTASRVLALSGASIPNFWLGLLLILVFVLWMGWWDVRPPREPLTHPSVLWHLVLPGITVGTATCASVMRVLRRSMAEELNKEYTTAARAKGLPERQVVCKHVLRNSLSAVVTIVATLTAGIVAGAVVVEVVFAWPGLGQELVGAIHGHEINLVVGITLLTAVFVVLCNLLADIIYAVLDPRIRYD
- a CDS encoding ABC transporter permease gives rise to the protein MTDKQSGRGRIRIHGFESERDGARDGPTHRTRLPREDSVDWGSDARTEPTTRWRRDLSRFARNREALVGLLIVLSMAVLSIFARPIELWGLTVQPVSLAPYSPSEILWLTQDVSPYDPPSLAHPMGVDGEGRDVFSRVLTGGRYSISIGLVVVTITSVIGIVYGSISGYYGGWVDELLMRFVDVILAFPGLVLALVVVALFESGYWQLVVAFSVFGWAGYARVIRGEVLSVKESEYVLAAKALGAGDRSVLFRHVVPNAAPPVIVLATLNIGTVVIGVAALGFLGLGLSPATAEWGTMLEGARDAIIQGPGGDARWWVTVFPGGAIFVFVLSINLIGDAINETLDARGTDSATRTELR
- a CDS encoding ABC transporter ATP-binding protein, giving the protein MSNDDQPILRTDGLRKHYESNSGFLDTLLGRSELVKAVDGIDLELYPGETLGIVGESGCGKTTLGRSMLRLIEPTGGSITYAKRTDDGTTREIELTDLSSSELRDLRTDLQYIFQDPFSSLNPRLTVGDIIGEPLDIHGIAEGAARTERVQELLEIVGLNPTHAYRYPHEFSGGQRQRIGIARALAVDPEIIVCDEPVSALDVSVQAQILNLLEDLQEEFDLSYIFIAHDLSVVEHIADRIAVMYLGEFAEVGTTEEVFAEPYHPYTEALLSAIPEPDPLWEGEKILLEGQVPSPIDPPSGCRFHTRCPRVIQPEEFDLEQSAWRSVLNFKLRAEDAESVDELATITDESAREDPSVLSRARIDELVRSEFGIPERLSDPAAEDLLASAIDELHSVDSTAAAETLDERFVSPCETTDPSTVELSRTHEIDCLRYDDEYDSRTAERDGSRTDGTIADD
- a CDS encoding ABC transporter ATP-binding protein, whose protein sequence is MALLEVDNLTVSFYTAEGVVTAVDDLSYTIDAGEKFGVVGESGAGKSVTALSLLRLIESPGEIEHGSIRFCEPETVEELEESYPDNVVDIERLRRESSFDDVVDRLEERGVSGADATGDPEHEGVDLHQLYANGDLGMRDVVDQGYATKLGLIDEEDFIVHDGDSRYAELLRAPEGAIRRLRGNNISMIFQDAQTALNPVYTVGEQIAEAIRHHLDYDDAEAKERGIELLDTVGIPDAENRYSDYPHEFSGGMQQRAVIAMALSCDPDVIIADEPTTALDVTTEAKILDLLEELTDEFDTAVQLITHDLGVVAELCDRVMVMYAGQPVEKSPVEELYYDPKHPYTVGLMSSIPRIGDDRDRLQTIPGTMPDLIETPSGCSFHPRCPYAERSCQRKEPRMVEFDDVDGKGRSAKCLEYTGDLEEGISYTVTVEDDHVPNERIPGERHE